One region of Phragmites australis chromosome 18, lpPhrAust1.1, whole genome shotgun sequence genomic DNA includes:
- the LOC133899147 gene encoding uncharacterized protein LOC133899147, whose amino-acid sequence MVDVDRRMAGLTPAAHAAGLRRLSTRAAVGPSAPSASPRHGLHSFGALADAVLSHLRASGVAVLPGLTESELARAEAEMGFAFPPDLRAVLAMGLPSGPGFPDWRTRAGLRSAFDLPIAAASLQIARGALWPRCWGTRPADPDRALRLARSAIRRAPLLVPLFDRCFLPCRPCLAGNPVFFVTDDRVLCCGLDVLLFFTRDSCFQPLDVRAPSSSVAPFFGEATTPYMRRSLDAACGCKAPRWIEFWSDAASDRRRRDSSSSEASTASSSSGCASPAAARRSRTPHWVDTYLDKLGSVLKQGGWRDTEVTEMVEVSASGMFDGEEAPAVDSDAVLDALLLKADRCSDSLRRAGWSSEDVSDALGLDLRRCKERPRPAVQIPPEIAAKVERLAQSVARP is encoded by the coding sequence ATGGTGGACGTGGACCGCCGCATGGCCGGCCTGACCCCGGCGGCGCACGCGGCCGGGCTTCGGCGCCTGTCCACGCGCGCCGCGGTGGGGCCGTCGGCGCCGTCGGCCTCGCCGCGCCACGGGCTGCACTCGTTCGGCGCGCTCGCGGACGCGGTGCTGTCCCACCTCCGGGCGTCCGGGGTGGCCGTGCTCCCGGGTCTCACGGAGTCCGAGCTGGCGCGCGCCGAGGCCGAGATGGGGTTCGCATTCCCGCCCGACCTGCGCGCGGTCCTGGCCATGGGGTTGCCGTCCGGACCCGGGTTCCCGGACTGGCGGACGCGCGCGGGGCTGCGCTCCGCGTTCGACCTGCCCATCGCGGCGGCGTCGCTGCAGATCGCGCGGGGCGCGCTGTGGCCGCGGTGCTGGGGCACGAGGCCCGCCGACCCCGACCGCGCGCTGCGGCTCGCGCGGTCCGCCATCCGCCGGGCGCCGCTGCTCGTGCCACTCTTCGACCGGTGCTTCCTGCCCTGCCGCCCCTGCCTCGCCGGGAACCCGGTCTTCTTTGTCACCGACGACCGTGTCCTATGCTGCGGCCTCGACGTCCTCCTCTTCTTCACCCGCGACTCCTGCTTCCAGCCGCTTGACGTCCGGGCCCCCTCCTCGTCGGTGGCGCCGTTCTTCGGCGAGGCCACCACGCCGTACATGCGCCGCAGCCTCGACGCAGCCTGCGGCTGCAAGGCCCCGCGCTGGATCGAGTTCTGGAGCGACGCCGCGTCGGACCGGCGCCGCCGCGACTCGTCCTCCTCGGAGGCCTCCACCGCGTCCTCGTCCTCCGGGTgcgcgtcgccggcggcggctaGGAGGTCGAGGACCCCGCACTGGGTCGACACCTACCTGGACAAGCTCGGCTCCGTGCTGAAGCAAGGCGGGTGGAGGGACACGGAGGTGACGGAGATGGTCGAGGTGTCGGCCTCCGGAATGTTCGACGGCGAGGAGGCCCCGGCGGTCGACTCTGACGCGGTGCTTGACGCGCTGCTGCTGAAGGCCGACCGGTGCTCCGACTCGCTCAGGCGGGCCGGGTGGAGCTCCGAGGACGTGTCGGACGCGCTCGGGCTCGACCTCCGGCGGTGCAAGGAGCGGCCGCGGCCCGCCGTGCAAATACCTCCGGAGATCGCCGCCAAGGTCGAGCGGCTCGCGCAGTCCGTGGCGAGGCCGTGA